TGACCGAGCAGCAGCCACAGCCCCGCCAGTGCCGAACCGGGAACCAGGGAGAACGCCACGGTCCACCGGACGATCTGGCGGTACGCGGTGTGCGAGGTTCCGGCGAACCGGGCGTTGGCGCTGTCCATGCCCAGGACCGTGACGATGCTCAGCACAGTGGGGACCGAGATCATGACCGCGAATGTGGCCCGGCCGTGCACCCCCAGGTCCCGCGCTGCGATGACGCCCGCCGCGAAGCTCATCGCCGTGGCGAGCAGTCGCGTGGTCAGTGTGCCTCCGATGGCGGCCGGGCTGACTCCCGGCAGTCGGACGCGGAGACCTTTCATGATCGACTGCACCACGAAAACGGCCTCCGGAGTTGCGAAACGGGATCGGTACCGCAGGGACGGCGGATGTGGTCACCGCCTCGGCACGCGCACAATGTAGCGGCATGAGTAACTCAAAGTGGCAAGTTGAGCACACAGAGTAGTAGCGTTTCTCCGCGTCGAGCCGGTTACCGCCGGCGTATGCAGACGCCGGACAGGGCTGTTGCGGCGTGGACGACCCGGCCGGACAGGGGAACGCCGTGGTGAAAGTGCTCAGTGTGGTCGGAGCACGTCCGCCGTTCGTCAAGCTTGCGCCGATCGCGTGGCAGCTCACCCAGCCGGCCGGGGCCGACGGACTGATCGCCGACTCCGGCGACCTACAGAAGGAGGGGCCGGCGCTCGGTGCCCCGTGCGGCACCGCAGGGCGGCTTCGGCGGAGGTGAGGACATGAGGATCTGGATCTTCAACCATTACGCGGCCCCGCCCGACGGCGCCGCCGGCACCCGGCACTACGAGCTGGGACGTGTGCTGGCGGCGAAGGGGCACGAGGTTACCGTCTTCGCCAGCAGCTTCAGCCATTTCAGCAGGCGCGAGGAGCGGCTCACGCCCCGGCAGAAGATGGCCACCCGGACCATCGACGGCGTCCGCTTCGTCTGGGTCCGCACTCCGCCGTACACCGGCAACGGACACCGCCGCGTGTTGAACATGGCCCACTACGCGGCCCGGGTGCTCGCGGTGCAGCTCCGCCTGAACCGGCCGGACGTGATCGTCGGCTCCTCGGTGCACCTGCCCGCGGTGCTCGCCGCCTGGCTGGCGGCCCGCGTCCGCCGCGCGCGCTTTGTCTTCGAGGTGCGCGATCTGTGGCCGCAGACCCTGATCGACATGGGCGCGCTGCGCGCGAACGGGCTGCCTGCCCGGCTGCTCCGGCTGGTCGAGTCCTTCTGCTGCCGGCAGGCCTCCGCCGTCATCTGCCTCCTGCCCGGGGCCTCCGACTACCTGCAGGCCCGCGGCGTCCCGGCGCACAAGATCCGATATGTACCGAACGGGATCCCCGACCTCCCGCCGCCGGGGGATCCGAGCCTGCCTGTCGGCCCGGACGGTGAGGACTCCGCGGACCCGGCCGCCGACCTGATCGACCGGATCAGGCGCTTGCGCAAGGACGGTTTTCTCACCGCCGGCTACATCGGCTCGCACGGTCCGGCCAACGGGGTGGCGACCATTGTCGCGGCCGCGGCGGAGTTGCGGACCGCCGGCCATCCGCGGGTCGCTGTGGTGCTGGTCGGCGACGGCCAGGAGAAGGCCGCGTGCCAGCAGCTCGCGCTCCGGCACGGCCTGGACAACGTGCTGTTCTGGCCGCCGGTGCCGAAGCGGGCTGTGCCGGCCGTGCTGGCCGAGCTGGACGTGACGCTGTTCTGCCTGCGCGATATCGCGGTCTTCAAGTACGGCCTGAGCAGCAACAAGCTGTTCGACTACTTGGCGTCCGGCAAGCCGGTGCTGTTCGCGAGCAATGCGCCCGGCGGCCCCGTACGCGAGTCCGGCGGCGGCGTGTGCGTGCCCGCCGAATCCCCGGCGGACATGGCGGCCGGGCTGGCCGGGCTGGCCGCGATGAGCCGGTCCGAACGGGAGCGGATGGGTGAGCGCGGCCGCCGCTGGGTGTACCGGCATCATGGCATGACCGCCCTGGCGGACGCGTTCCTCGACGCGGTCTCGGCACCGGCGCGGCGCGAGGAGCCGGTGACGGAGGTGCGGCCGTGACGCTGCACATCGTGGGCGCCGGCGGCTTCGGCAGGGAGACGCTGGACGCGGTGCGCGCGATGGCCGCGGCACCCGAGGTGGTCTTCGTGGACGAGCACCCGGCAGCCGCCGCGGTGGCGGGCTGTCCGGTGCTCGTTCCCGGGCAGTTGGCCGCGCCCGACGGACAGCGCAACGAGTTCGTCGTGGCGATCGCCGACGCCGACGCGCGCCGCAGGCTGGCCCGGGAGTTGGAGGATCGTGGCATGCGAGCGGCAACCGTGATCGACCCCCGGGCGGTGGTCTCCCCCGGCGCACGGATCGGGCGCGGCTGTGTTGTGCTCGGCCAGGCGTTCATCTCCACCGGCACCGTCATCGGCGCACATGTCCAGGTCAACTACCAGGCCAGCATCGGTCACGACACGGTGCTCGACGATTTCGTGACGATCCTGCCGGGGGCCAACATCGCCGGGAACGTCACCGTCGGCGCAGGGTCCACGGTGGGCAGCAACGCCGCCGTGCTGCAGGGCCGGCGGATCGGGCCGTCCGCGATGGTCGGCGCCGCGGCACTGGTGACCCGCGATGTCAGACCGGGTCAGTTGGTCGTGGGCGTGCCCGCCAGGCCCCGGGAGTCCTGACCGTCCGGTTCGGTCAAGGGCTCCTGGGCACCGGATCCCGACGCGACCAGGCCCACCCCGAGCATCGCGGCCGGGACCCGGGCGCGGTTGTGGCCCTCGCGCCCAAGTCGTGCGGGCCGGCACGTCATTGCGCGGTCAGCGGGCACCGACCGGCATCGGCCGGTCCATTGCGTTCGCCGCCGTGGTCGCCCGCTCTACGGCGGTGCTCACCGCGTCGGCGATCTCGGCCACCTCCGCCTCGGTCAACCGGTGATGAACCGGCAGCGAGAGCATCGCCTGGGCGACGGCCTCGGTCACCGGCAGTTCCGCGGCGAGCCCGGTGCCGCCGCCCAGCCGGGCGAAGAGCGGCTGCCGATGAACCGGCGGGAAGTAGATCCGTGCCTCGATTCCCCGGTCCAGCAGGTCGGCGAGCACTTGGTCTCGGATGCCGGGAAGCAGGCAGGTGTAGAGCGCCCAGGTGCCCCTGGTGTCGGACACCTGATGGGGCGTGGTCAGGCCGGGCAGCCCGGTCAGCCGCCGGGTCAGCGATCGAACGATCTGCTGTTTGCGCCCGAGGATGCCGTCCAGCTTGCGCAGCTGCACCCGGCCGATCGCGGCCTGCATCTCGGTCAACCGCCAGTTGTAGCCAAGGCTTTCATGCTGGTAAAGACCGGTCTGACCATGGTTGCGGAGCAGTCTCAGCCGCTCCGCGACGCCCGGGTCGTCGGTCAGCACGATGCCGCCCTCACCAGTGGTGATGTTCTTGGCCGGGGTGAAGCTGAACATGGCCGACCGGCCGACGGTGCCGACCGGTCTGCCGCGGTACTGGGCGCCGGCCGACTGTGCGGCGTCCTCCAGCAACGGCACGCCGGCCGCGGCGCACACCCGCGCCAGCCCATCGAGGTCCCCGGGCTGCCCGGCGTAGTGCACGGTCATGACGGCCCGGGTGGCCCCGGTGATGCGGGCCGCGACCGATACCGGGTCGAGGTTGAAGGTCCGGGGATCGATGTCGGCGAACACCGGGGTGGCCCCGACGTGGCACACCGATGTCGCGGTGGCGACGAAGGTCATCGACGGGACGATCACCTCGTCGCCGGGACCGATGCCCTCGGCGAGCAACATCGCTTGCAGCGCGGCCGTACCGGTGCAGAACGTCACACCGAACCGCGCCTGATGCCGGTCGGCGAACTCCTGCGCGAAGGCTTCGTTCTCCGGGCCGTTGGTGAGAACACCGCTGCACAGGACCCTGCGTACCGCCTCCGCCTCCTCCTCACCGAGGTCGGGACTTGCGAGCCGGATCCGGACGTTGCTGTCAGGCACCTGAGAGCATCCTTTCTGGACTGCGGGCGATCGGATCTTTGTCGTGGCTGGCGGTGGCTCCGCCCCCGGCCAGGACCGTCCAGACGGTGAGGAACATGATGGCCAGGTCGAGCCGGAAGCTCTGGCGCAGGACGTACCGCAGATCCCACTCGATGCGCTCCGGCCAGCTCAGCCGCTGCCGCCCGTGCACCTGCGCCAGGCCGGTCAGGCCCGGGACGGCCAGCAGTCGCAACTGCTGACGATCGGTGTACCGGCGTACCTGGTAGGGCAGCGTCGGCCGCGGCCCGACCAGACTCATCTGTCCGCGCAGCACGTTGACCAGCTGGGGCAACTCGTCGAGAGACGTACGGCGCAGTACCCGTCCGACTGCGGTCACCCGGGTGACGTCGGCGTCACCCGGTGTGTCCGGTCCGTCCGGGACGTTCGTCATCGTGCGCAGTTTCAGCAGCACGAACGGGCGGCCGCCGCGGCCGACGCGCTGCTGCCGGAACAGGACGGGTCTGCCGTGCGCGAGCAGGTGCGCCAGCGCGGCGATCGCGCAGAGCAGCGCGGCCGGCACGATGATCAGGCAGACCACGACCAGGTCCAGTAGTCGCTTGCCGCGGTACGGCTTGCGGTGAGGCAGCTGGTTGCCGCCGGGCCGCGCGGTGGACGCCTGCGCAATCGCCCAGCCTGCCCGGTGCCGGCCCGGTACGGGCGGGGCGGTCACCTGCTGGCCTCCGCTCTGCCGGGCTGGCCGGGCAGCACGGCCTGGTCGGCCGACTCCTCGGGACCGGCCGCCGTGGCGAGGAGCGCCAGGGCGGCGCGTACCTCTTCGGGATCGGTGAAGTGAGCGATGCCGGTGACCTCACCGGCATCGAGTGCCGGCACCGGCACCTGTCTGACCAGCGGATGCCTCGGCCGGTGGTCACGTTCCCCGGCGCCCAGCAGGTCCTCGGTCAGCTTTTCGCCGGGCCGCAGCCCCGTGAAGACGATCTCCACGCGCCGTGACGCTGCGGCGGCCATCCGGCGGGCGAGGTCGACGATGCGGACCTGGTCTCCCATGTCGAGGACGAGGACCTCGCCGCTCTCCCCGACCGTCACAGCCTGCAGCACCAGCTGGACGGCTTCGGTGGCCGTCATGAAGTAGCGGGCGACGTCCGGATGAGTCACGGTGACGGGGCCGCCCGCGTCGATCTGCGCGGACAGCGAGCCGAGCAGCGAACCCCGGCTGCCCAGGACGTTGCCGAACCTGACCGACACCCAGGTCCCGGGAGACTCACCGGCCATGTGCGCGGTGAGCCGCTCGGTGATCCGCTTGGAGGTGCCAAGGACGCTCACCGGGTCGGCCGCCTTGTCCGTGGAGACGTTCACGAACGACCGCACGCCGCAATCCGCTGCCGCTCGCAGCACGTTCAGCGTGCCGGTCACGTTCGTCTTCAGCGCCTCTGCCGGATACCGCTCGAGCAGCGGCAGATGTTTCACCGCCGCCGTATGGAACACGATCTCGGGGCGGGCCTGCGCGAAGACTTCATGGATGCGGGAGGCATCCGTGATGTCGGCCAGCACGACCTCGTCGGAATCGAGCAGCGCACGGCCGTGCAGCGCGAGCTGGATCGCGTGCAGAGCTGATTCGTCCCGGTCGAGCATCACCAGCGACGCGGGTCCCAGACGGTGCAGCTGGCGGCACAGCTCCGAGCCGATCGAGCCACCGGCGCCCGTGACGAGGATGCGGCGCCCGGCGAATTGAGCGGCAGCCGACTTCATGTCCAGGCGGACCGGATCGCGACCCAGCAACTGGGTGATCCGCGGGTCGCGGACGTCGTCGATCCGTGCCGGGCCGGCGACCAGTTCCTCGATGCGCGGAATCACCTTGGTGGACAGACCGACCGACTCGGCCAGGGTGATCAGCTCGCGGATCACCTGGCCGTCGCGGCACCCGCCGGCGATCGCGATCACCATGACCGTCGCCCCGGTCTCCGCGGCGACCTCCGCCAGCCACTCCCGCCCGCCGCGCACTCGGATCCCACAGATCCGCAGTCGGCGCTTGGCCGGGTCGTCGTCCAGCAGGGCGACCGGTTGGTACTGCGCGCCAGGCTGACACATGAGCCGTTGCACCAGTTGCGCTCCGGCACTGCCCGCGCCGAACACGATCACCTTGACGGCGGTCGGCGCGGGCCGTCGAGGTCTGCGCCGGACGGTCGCCGCCGCTGCCCTGACGGTGATCATGCCAAGCACGCCGACCAGCGCGGCCAGTCCCGCCACGGCCGGCCTGACTCCTGCCAGGGGCAGTCCCGCCTGACACATACCCCACAGAAGGAGCCCGGTCAGCGCCGCGGAGACCAGTACCGCACTCAGTTCCGGGCCGGTCTCGGCCTGGTAGCGCCCGGAGTAGAGCCCGCACATGGCCCCGGCCAGCACCGCTGCCACCCCCGTGACAGCACAGACGACGACCGGATCGCCGGGTCCGACGAGCAGGTCGGAAGCGCCGCTGCTGGTCATGCCTGCGATCAGGAGGCCGCATGTCCAGGCGACCGCGTCCAGGGCGGCCTGCACCGCCGGTCGGCGACACCGGCCGACAACGCCGGACCAGCCCCTCGGCCGGGCCCGGCTTTCCTGTGCGGTGTGGAATACCGCAGGATGAACCGCTGTCAGCTTGTCTTTGCCCGCGCATTCCCCACGCAAGGTGAACCCCGATCAGCAGGATGTCAATTGCCGAAGACCTATTTCGGCACTTCATTGAGGGCATGTCCACGGACGCTGCCGCGTCCTTTCGGGTGGATCAGAATATTTCTTGTGATCCCGCGGACTTTGATTTTCCGTGGGTACGATTTCGCCGCCTGCCTGAACGACTCCCGCTGCACCCTTCTTGAGCGGGTGTGGGCCCCTCGAGATTCACTCGATCGGCCCGACTACTTCACGCACGGCTGCATACGCACCTTGGTGATCTGCGGCCGCGCCAACGGCTGCGAGGGCACCACGGGGGGCCGATCCGAAGCCGGTTCCACCAGACGAACGTCCACTTCTCGCGTCTGACCGGGCAAGAGTTCCACCTGCGTCCCGAGCACCGGGTGACCACGCTCCTCGGTCGACGACAACAGAAGTCGCCGCCCGTCCAGCGTCGCGCCGGCGAACCGCGCACCGGAACTGGCGTACAACGAAAGCCAGATGCTTGTGGAGCCCGGGGGGTGTGAGTGCCGGGGATCGTCGGAACGGAGAGTGACGAGGGGAGGCAGGCCCACAGCGGGAGCACCGTTCGTCAGCCTGATCCGCACCACGCTGGAACGGGTACCGCCCTCGCAAGGACCAAGCTCGTAGGCCAGCGACCGCCCCAGGTAGTAGTCCATTTTGTTGCCCGCCGAATTGTTGACCAC
Above is a genomic segment from Streptomyces sp. SLBN-31 containing:
- a CDS encoding DegT/DnrJ/EryC1/StrS aminotransferase family protein gives rise to the protein MPDSNVRIRLASPDLGEEEAEAVRRVLCSGVLTNGPENEAFAQEFADRHQARFGVTFCTGTAALQAMLLAEGIGPGDEVIVPSMTFVATATSVCHVGATPVFADIDPRTFNLDPVSVAARITGATRAVMTVHYAGQPGDLDGLARVCAAAGVPLLEDAAQSAGAQYRGRPVGTVGRSAMFSFTPAKNITTGEGGIVLTDDPGVAERLRLLRNHGQTGLYQHESLGYNWRLTEMQAAIGRVQLRKLDGILGRKQQIVRSLTRRLTGLPGLTTPHQVSDTRGTWALYTCLLPGIRDQVLADLLDRGIEARIYFPPVHRQPLFARLGGGTGLAAELPVTEAVAQAMLSLPVHHRLTEAEVAEIADAVSTAVERATTAANAMDRPMPVGAR
- a CDS encoding SDR family NAD(P)-dependent oxidoreductase, producing MTSSGASDLLVGPGDPVVVCAVTGVAAVLAGAMCGLYSGRYQAETGPELSAVLVSAALTGLLLWGMCQAGLPLAGVRPAVAGLAALVGVLGMITVRAAAATVRRRPRRPAPTAVKVIVFGAGSAGAQLVQRLMCQPGAQYQPVALLDDDPAKRRLRICGIRVRGGREWLAEVAAETGATVMVIAIAGGCRDGQVIRELITLAESVGLSTKVIPRIEELVAGPARIDDVRDPRITQLLGRDPVRLDMKSAAAQFAGRRILVTGAGGSIGSELCRQLHRLGPASLVMLDRDESALHAIQLALHGRALLDSDEVVLADITDASRIHEVFAQARPEIVFHTAAVKHLPLLERYPAEALKTNVTGTLNVLRAAADCGVRSFVNVSTDKAADPVSVLGTSKRITERLTAHMAGESPGTWVSVRFGNVLGSRGSLLGSLSAQIDAGGPVTVTHPDVARYFMTATEAVQLVLQAVTVGESGEVLVLDMGDQVRIVDLARRMAAAASRRVEIVFTGLRPGEKLTEDLLGAGERDHRPRHPLVRQVPVPALDAGEVTGIAHFTDPEEVRAALALLATAAGPEESADQAVLPGQPGRAEASR
- a CDS encoding glycosyltransferase family 4 protein is translated as MRIWIFNHYAAPPDGAAGTRHYELGRVLAAKGHEVTVFASSFSHFSRREERLTPRQKMATRTIDGVRFVWVRTPPYTGNGHRRVLNMAHYAARVLAVQLRLNRPDVIVGSSVHLPAVLAAWLAARVRRARFVFEVRDLWPQTLIDMGALRANGLPARLLRLVESFCCRQASAVICLLPGASDYLQARGVPAHKIRYVPNGIPDLPPPGDPSLPVGPDGEDSADPAADLIDRIRRLRKDGFLTAGYIGSHGPANGVATIVAAAAELRTAGHPRVAVVLVGDGQEKAACQQLALRHGLDNVLFWPPVPKRAVPAVLAELDVTLFCLRDIAVFKYGLSSNKLFDYLASGKPVLFASNAPGGPVRESGGGVCVPAESPADMAAGLAGLAAMSRSERERMGERGRRWVYRHHGMTALADAFLDAVSAPARREEPVTEVRP
- a CDS encoding sugar transferase; the protein is MTAPPVPGRHRAGWAIAQASTARPGGNQLPHRKPYRGKRLLDLVVVCLIIVPAALLCAIAALAHLLAHGRPVLFRQQRVGRGGRPFVLLKLRTMTNVPDGPDTPGDADVTRVTAVGRVLRRTSLDELPQLVNVLRGQMSLVGPRPTLPYQVRRYTDRQQLRLLAVPGLTGLAQVHGRQRLSWPERIEWDLRYVLRQSFRLDLAIMFLTVWTVLAGGGATASHDKDPIARSPERMLSGA
- a CDS encoding acetyltransferase; its protein translation is MTLHIVGAGGFGRETLDAVRAMAAAPEVVFVDEHPAAAAVAGCPVLVPGQLAAPDGQRNEFVVAIADADARRRLARELEDRGMRAATVIDPRAVVSPGARIGRGCVVLGQAFISTGTVIGAHVQVNYQASIGHDTVLDDFVTILPGANIAGNVTVGAGSTVGSNAAVLQGRRIGPSAMVGAAALVTRDVRPGQLVVGVPARPRES